One window of the Corynebacterium glutamicum ATCC 13032 genome contains the following:
- the secE gene encoding preprotein translocase subunit SecE encodes MSDEQNSGVGGTSRPTGKRQLSGASTTSTSSYEAKQVSTQKKSSGSDSKPGGGVISFLPEVVGEVRKVIWPTARQMVTYTLVVLGFLIVLTALVSGVDFLAGLGVEKILTP; translated from the coding sequence GTGAGCGACGAGCAGAATTCTGGCGTAGGCGGAACGTCTCGCCCAACGGGTAAACGCCAGCTGTCGGGTGCTTCCACTACCTCTACCTCTTCTTATGAGGCTAAGCAGGTATCTACACAGAAGAAGTCATCCGGTTCGGATTCTAAGCCTGGCGGCGGTGTTATTTCTTTTCTGCCTGAGGTTGTGGGAGAAGTCCGTAAGGTTATTTGGCCTACTGCGCGCCAGATGGTCACGTACACCCTTGTCGTTTTGGGATTCTTGATTGTTTTGACCGCTTTGGTGTCTGGTGTGGATTTCCTAGCTGGTCTTGGAGTTGAGAAGATTCTGACTCCGTAG
- the nusG gene encoding transcription termination/antitermination protein NusG, with the protein MSDENINEFEQDEDLNFGASFSDEFADDDFDAEADVEADAAAEASALEAEQDLEEETLDAPEEAAEEAPAAAESEAPVEEDEEADSLAQAAAALGDTDEQDADAEYKARLRKFTRELKKQPGVWYIIQCYSGYENKVKANLDMRAQTLEVEDDIFEVVVPIEQVTEIRDGKRKLVKRKLLPGYVLVRMDMNDRVWSVVRDTPGVTSFVGNEGNATPVKHRDVAKFLMPQEQAVVTGEAAAAAAEGEQVVAMPTDTKKPQVAVDFTVGEAVTILTGAFASVSATISSIDPELQKLEVLVSIFGRETPVDLSFDQVEKVS; encoded by the coding sequence ATGAGCGATGAGAACATTAACGAGTTTGAGCAGGACGAGGATCTGAACTTCGGCGCGAGCTTTAGTGATGAATTCGCAGATGACGATTTCGATGCAGAAGCAGACGTAGAAGCAGATGCTGCTGCAGAGGCCTCTGCCCTGGAAGCTGAGCAGGATCTGGAAGAAGAGACCCTAGATGCTCCAGAAGAAGCCGCAGAAGAAGCTCCTGCTGCTGCAGAGTCCGAAGCTCCAGTAGAAGAGGACGAAGAGGCTGACAGCCTTGCTCAGGCGGCTGCTGCACTTGGTGACACCGATGAGCAGGACGCGGATGCAGAGTACAAGGCTCGTCTGCGTAAGTTCACTCGTGAGCTGAAGAAGCAGCCTGGTGTTTGGTACATCATTCAGTGCTACTCCGGCTACGAGAACAAGGTGAAGGCGAACCTTGACATGCGTGCTCAGACCCTTGAGGTTGAGGATGACATCTTTGAGGTTGTTGTTCCTATCGAGCAGGTCACTGAGATCCGTGATGGTAAGCGCAAGCTGGTTAAGCGTAAGTTGCTGCCGGGCTACGTTTTGGTCCGCATGGACATGAATGACCGCGTGTGGTCTGTTGTTCGCGATACACCTGGTGTGACCAGCTTTGTGGGTAACGAGGGCAATGCAACTCCTGTGAAGCACCGCGATGTTGCGAAGTTCTTGATGCCTCAGGAGCAGGCTGTTGTCACCGGTGAGGCTGCTGCTGCGGCTGCCGAGGGTGAGCAGGTTGTGGCTATGCCTACCGATACCAAGAAGCCTCAGGTTGCTGTGGACTTCACTGTTGGTGAGGCTGTGACCATTCTGACTGGTGCTTTCGCTTCTGTTTCTGCAACGATTTCTTCTATCGATCCTGAGCTGCAGAAGCTGGAAGTTTTGGTGTCCATCTTTGGTCGTGAAACTCCTGTTGATCTCAGCTTCGACCAGGTTGAGAAGGTTAGCTAG
- the rplK gene encoding 50S ribosomal protein L11 has protein sequence MAPKKKKKVTGLIKLQIQAGQANPAPPVGPALGAHGVNIMEFCKAYNAATENQRGNVVPVEITVYEDRSFDFKLKTPPAAKLLLKAAGLQKGSGVPHTQKVGKVSMAQVREIAETKKEDLNARDIDAAAKIIAGTARSMGITVEG, from the coding sequence ATGGCTCCTAAGAAGAAGAAGAAGGTCACTGGCCTCATCAAGCTCCAGATCCAGGCAGGACAGGCAAACCCTGCTCCTCCAGTTGGCCCAGCACTTGGTGCTCACGGCGTCAACATCATGGAATTCTGCAAGGCTTACAACGCTGCGACTGAAAACCAGCGCGGCAACGTTGTTCCTGTTGAGATCACCGTTTACGAAGACCGTTCATTCGACTTCAAGCTGAAGACTCCTCCAGCTGCAAAGCTTCTTCTGAAGGCTGCTGGCCTGCAGAAGGGCTCCGGCGTTCCTCACACCCAGAAGGTCGGCAAGGTTTCCATGGCTCAGGTTCGTGAGATCGCTGAGACCAAGAAGGAAGACCTGAACGCTCGCGATATCGACGCTGCTGCGAAGATCATCGCTGGTACCGCTCGTTCCATGGGCATCACCGTCGAAGGCTAA
- the rplA gene encoding 50S ribosomal protein L1 — translation MSKNSKAYREAAEKIDAGRIYSPLEAANLVKETSSKNYDASIDVAIRLGVDPRKADQLVRGTVSLPNGTGKTVRVAVFAQGEKATEAEAAGADFVGTDELVEKIQGGWTDFDVAIATPDQMAKIGRIARVLGPRGLMPNPKTGTVTNDVAKAIEEVKGGKISFRVDKASNLHAAIGKASFDAKKLAENYGALLDEIIRIKPSSAKGIYVKRVTLSSTTGPGVEVDTHVTKNYAEEA, via the coding sequence ATGAGCAAGAACTCTAAGGCGTACCGCGAGGCCGCTGAGAAGATCGACGCTGGTCGCATCTACTCCCCACTCGAGGCTGCAAACCTGGTCAAGGAGACCTCCTCCAAGAACTACGACGCTTCCATCGACGTAGCTATCCGCCTGGGCGTTGACCCACGTAAGGCTGATCAGCTTGTTCGTGGCACCGTCTCCCTGCCTAACGGCACCGGTAAGACCGTTCGCGTTGCTGTGTTCGCACAGGGCGAGAAGGCTACTGAGGCTGAGGCTGCTGGCGCTGACTTCGTTGGCACCGACGAGCTCGTTGAGAAGATCCAGGGTGGCTGGACCGACTTCGACGTTGCTATTGCAACCCCTGATCAGATGGCTAAGATCGGCCGTATCGCTCGTGTCTTGGGCCCACGTGGTCTGATGCCTAACCCTAAGACCGGCACCGTCACCAACGATGTCGCTAAGGCTATCGAAGAGGTCAAGGGCGGCAAGATTTCCTTCCGCGTTGACAAGGCTTCCAACCTGCACGCTGCAATTGGTAAGGCTTCCTTCGATGCGAAGAAGCTGGCTGAGAACTACGGCGCTCTCCTCGACGAGATCATCCGTATCAAGCCTTCTTCCGCTAAGGGCATCTACGTCAAGCGCGTGACCCTGTCTTCCACCACCGGTCCTGGTGTTGAGGTTGACACTCACGTCACCAAGAACTACGCAGAAGAGGCATAA
- a CDS encoding PucR family transcriptional regulator — METPTQDMDVRWLYTQSQLKLREILPTNKTFDVIQISELVDPTDFISPNSVVLSVGIAFAETPDGLRDWAHRLADAGVIAIGFGSGLTFPQVPQALIDASLHLGLGLFEVPREIPFISITSSVRDEQTRRAGRLQQELLLEQERLNSIAISGGIEALCRAAADYLGGAVAIVDSDGRVACSITTDDLDALPQAVSRLNGSSQALTDATNFGFIHRMTRYGDRHHVLSVLMPTRPSEQHRALIRHCAGLADILLQRPEAMRDREIEVRSLAMSLLLGRSDDLATIHRVFADITDASGNIRPILITGNTPQSVRKALSSVATALYKQERALAHLRLAESTELLFLRGSRSVHNIVQLFGTAASGVRLCIGLPTRAENIDKKLIRELTATAKTLQLGTHAEPRDGTLLWLQNPELRKILKIRSRDTYDRLLDHDRTNNTELAPTLVSFTQHSGHIGDTAKELGIHRHTVRTRMIRIEEICEIDLNDPLTRAELLLVIATKEGDVEKQ; from the coding sequence ATGGAAACCCCAACCCAAGACATGGATGTCCGCTGGTTATACACCCAAAGCCAGCTCAAACTCCGCGAAATTCTCCCCACAAACAAAACCTTCGATGTCATCCAAATCAGCGAACTCGTTGACCCCACCGACTTCATCAGCCCCAACAGCGTGGTCTTATCCGTTGGCATCGCCTTCGCAGAAACGCCCGACGGGCTTCGCGATTGGGCACACCGACTCGCCGACGCAGGGGTCATCGCGATCGGGTTCGGCTCCGGCCTCACCTTCCCACAGGTTCCGCAGGCGCTTATCGACGCCTCCCTCCACCTTGGCCTCGGCCTCTTTGAAGTCCCCCGTGAAATTCCATTTATCTCGATCACCTCCAGCGTGCGTGATGAGCAAACCCGCCGTGCCGGCCGCCTGCAACAAGAACTCCTCCTGGAACAGGAACGGCTTAACTCCATCGCCATCTCCGGTGGCATCGAAGCCCTGTGCCGTGCTGCCGCCGACTATTTGGGTGGTGCAGTAGCCATCGTGGACAGCGACGGCCGCGTGGCTTGCTCTATTACCACCGATGACCTAGACGCACTCCCCCAAGCTGTCTCGCGCCTTAACGGATCCAGTCAAGCACTCACGGATGCCACCAACTTTGGATTCATCCACCGTATGACCCGGTACGGCGACCGCCACCACGTGCTCTCAGTCCTTATGCCCACCCGCCCCAGCGAACAACACCGCGCACTGATCAGACACTGCGCAGGCCTTGCCGATATTTTGCTTCAACGCCCCGAAGCCATGCGCGACCGAGAAATCGAAGTGCGCTCACTTGCCATGTCACTACTTCTGGGTCGAAGCGACGACCTAGCCACCATTCACCGCGTGTTCGCTGACATCACTGATGCTTCCGGAAATATCCGCCCCATCCTCATCACCGGCAACACACCCCAATCAGTACGAAAAGCACTCTCCAGTGTCGCCACCGCACTGTACAAACAGGAACGAGCACTAGCTCATCTACGCCTCGCCGAATCCACCGAACTCCTCTTCCTTCGCGGAAGCCGCAGCGTGCACAACATCGTGCAACTTTTTGGTACTGCCGCAAGCGGAGTTCGCCTCTGCATTGGTCTGCCCACCCGAGCGGAAAACATCGATAAGAAACTCATCCGCGAACTCACTGCCACCGCAAAAACCCTACAACTTGGAACCCACGCCGAACCCCGTGACGGCACCTTGCTGTGGCTCCAAAACCCCGAGCTGCGCAAAATCCTTAAGATCCGATCCCGCGACACCTACGACCGTCTCCTCGACCACGACCGCACCAACAACACCGAGCTCGCCCCCACCTTGGTGTCTTTTACTCAGCACAGCGGACATATAGGCGACACCGCCAAAGAACTGGGCATCCACCGCCACACCGTGCGCACCCGCATGATCCGCATTGAAGAGATCTGCGAAATCGACCTCAATGATCCACTGACCAGAGCGGAGCTGCTCTTAGTGATCGCAACGAAGGAGGGAGACGTCGAAAAGCAATAA
- the gabT gene encoding 4-aminobutyrate--2-oxoglutarate transaminase gives MEDLSYRIPQSRTVAEQVPGPKSKALDERRQAAVARALAPGLPGYVVDADGGILADADGNRFIDLASGIAVTTVGGSNAAVAKAVGAAAARFTHTCFMVSPYETYVAMAERLNALTPGDHDKKSALFNSGAEAVENAVKVARAYTGKGAVVVFDNAYHGRTNLTMAMTAKNRPYKSGFGPLAADVYRAPMSYPLRDGLSGPEAAERAISVIESQVGAENLACVVIEPIQGEGGFIVPAPGFLAAISTWCRENDVVFIADEIQSGFLRTGDWFASDAEGVIPDVITTAKGIAGGMPLSAVTGRAEIMDAPGPGALGGTYGGNPVACAAALAAIEVMEQADLKTRAQEIETIIRDEFAQLSAFPEVAEIRGRGAMMAIELIDATGRPNAALTAAVAARAKAEGVLLLTCGTDGNVIRLLPPLVIAEDTLRDGLQVLVAALERETAHQKVG, from the coding sequence GTGGAAGATCTCTCATACCGCATCCCGCAGTCGCGCACCGTGGCCGAGCAGGTGCCAGGGCCGAAGTCGAAAGCGCTGGATGAGCGTCGACAAGCAGCAGTAGCACGAGCACTTGCACCGGGTCTGCCTGGATACGTGGTGGACGCAGACGGTGGCATCTTGGCTGACGCGGACGGCAACCGTTTCATCGACCTGGCCTCCGGCATCGCCGTGACCACGGTCGGCGGATCCAACGCGGCCGTCGCGAAAGCCGTCGGCGCCGCAGCTGCCCGCTTCACCCACACCTGCTTCATGGTCTCACCTTATGAAACTTACGTGGCCATGGCGGAGAGACTCAACGCCTTGACTCCAGGCGATCACGACAAGAAGAGCGCGCTGTTTAACTCTGGCGCCGAAGCCGTGGAAAACGCCGTCAAGGTGGCACGCGCCTACACCGGCAAGGGCGCGGTCGTGGTGTTCGACAACGCGTACCACGGACGGACCAACCTCACCATGGCGATGACCGCGAAGAACCGCCCATACAAGTCCGGATTCGGACCACTAGCCGCAGACGTCTACCGTGCACCAATGTCTTACCCACTGCGCGACGGACTGTCCGGCCCGGAAGCCGCAGAGCGCGCGATCTCCGTGATCGAATCCCAGGTCGGAGCCGAAAACCTCGCCTGCGTGGTCATTGAACCGATCCAGGGCGAAGGCGGATTCATCGTCCCCGCACCAGGATTCCTCGCAGCCATTTCCACCTGGTGCCGCGAGAACGACGTGGTGTTCATCGCCGATGAAATCCAATCTGGCTTCCTGCGCACCGGCGACTGGTTCGCCAGCGACGCAGAAGGTGTGATCCCCGACGTCATCACCACCGCAAAAGGCATCGCCGGCGGCATGCCACTATCCGCAGTGACCGGCCGCGCAGAAATCATGGACGCACCCGGCCCCGGCGCGCTCGGCGGAACCTACGGCGGAAACCCCGTTGCTTGCGCCGCGGCACTTGCAGCCATTGAAGTGATGGAACAAGCCGACCTTAAGACCCGCGCGCAAGAAATCGAGACCATCATCCGCGATGAATTCGCGCAGCTGAGTGCCTTCCCGGAGGTCGCCGAAATCCGCGGCCGCGGAGCAATGATGGCCATTGAGCTTATCGACGCTACCGGCCGCCCGAACGCAGCTTTAACCGCCGCAGTGGCTGCGCGCGCAAAAGCTGAAGGTGTGCTGCTGCTGACTTGCGGCACCGATGGCAACGTCATCCGCCTGCTGCCACCACTGGTCATTGCAGAGGACACTCTCCGTGATGGTCTTCAGGTGTTAGTCGCAGCCCTAGAGCGCGAAACCGCGCACCAGAAGGTGGGCTAA
- a CDS encoding NAD-dependent succinate-semialdehyde dehydrogenase — protein MSLTFPVINPSDGSTITELENHDSTQWMSALSDAVAAGPSWAAKTPRERSVVLTAIFEALTERAQELAEIIHLEAGKSVAEALGEVAYGAEYFRWFAEEAVRLPGRYGQSPSGIGHIAVTRAPVGPVLAITPWNFPIAMATRKIAPALAAGCPVLVKPASETPLTMVKVGEIIASVFDTFNIPQGLVSIITTTRDAELSAELMADPRLAKVTFTGSTNVGRILVRQSADRLLRTSMELGGNAAFVIDEAADLDEAVSGAIAAKLRNAGQVCIAANRFLVHESRAAEFTSKLATAMQNTPIGPVISARQRDRIAALVDEAITDGARLIIGGEVPDGSGFFYPATILADVPAQSRIVHEEIFGPVATIATFTDLAEGVAQANSTEFGLAAYGFSNNVKATQYMAEHLEAGMVGINRGAISDPAAPFGGIGQSGFGREGGTEGIEEYLSVRYLALP, from the coding sequence GTGTCTTTGACCTTCCCAGTAATCAACCCCAGCGATGGCTCCACCATCACCGAGCTAGAAAACCACGATTCCACCCAGTGGATGTCCGCGCTCTCTGATGCAGTTGCAGCTGGTCCTTCATGGGCTGCGAAAACTCCCCGCGAAAGATCCGTGGTACTCACCGCAATCTTCGAAGCACTGACCGAACGCGCCCAAGAACTTGCAGAGATCATCCACCTGGAAGCTGGAAAATCCGTTGCAGAAGCTCTTGGTGAAGTCGCTTATGGTGCAGAATACTTCCGTTGGTTTGCGGAAGAAGCAGTGCGCCTGCCCGGCCGCTACGGACAGTCACCTTCCGGAATCGGTCACATCGCCGTCACCCGCGCACCCGTGGGACCAGTGCTGGCGATCACCCCATGGAATTTCCCCATCGCCATGGCCACCCGCAAAATCGCCCCAGCCCTGGCCGCTGGTTGCCCCGTGTTGGTGAAACCTGCTTCCGAAACCCCACTGACCATGGTCAAAGTGGGGGAGATCATCGCCTCCGTCTTTGATACCTTTAATATCCCGCAGGGCTTGGTCTCAATCATCACCACCACTCGAGATGCAGAGCTATCGGCAGAACTCATGGCTGATCCTCGCTTGGCTAAAGTCACCTTCACTGGATCAACCAACGTGGGACGCATCCTGGTCCGCCAATCCGCGGACCGACTGCTGCGCACCTCCATGGAACTCGGCGGAAATGCAGCTTTTGTTATCGACGAAGCCGCAGACCTCGACGAAGCCGTATCCGGTGCCATCGCCGCAAAACTCCGCAACGCCGGCCAAGTATGCATCGCAGCTAACCGTTTCTTGGTTCATGAATCCCGCGCTGCCGAATTCACCTCAAAGCTGGCGACAGCCATGCAGAACACTCCCATTGGGCCGGTGATTTCTGCCCGCCAACGCGACCGGATCGCAGCACTAGTGGATGAAGCCATCACCGACGGCGCCCGCCTCATCATCGGTGGGGAGGTCCCCGACGGCTCCGGCTTCTTCTATCCAGCCACCATCTTGGCCGATGTCCCTGCACAGTCACGGATTGTGCATGAGGAAATCTTCGGACCTGTGGCCACCATTGCCACTTTCACCGACTTGGCCGAAGGCGTTGCACAAGCAAATTCCACCGAATTCGGCCTCGCAGCCTACGGATTCAGCAACAATGTGAAAGCAACACAGTACATGGCGGAACACTTGGAAGCCGGAATGGTCGGAATCAACAGAGGCGCCATCTCTGACCCAGCAGCACCTTTTGGCGGCATCGGACAATCCGGCTTCGGCAGAGAAGGCGGAACCGAAGGAATCGAAGAATATCTCTCCGTGCGTTACCTCGCTTTGCCGTGA
- a CDS encoding aromatic amino acid transport family protein: MTTESIVAHNAAGTAPQNVSSAKKKYLSVAQGVALIYGTNIGAGVLSLPYAARNGGFLALVVALLIAGTLTTISMLYIAEVSLRTKKPLQLSGLAEKYLGQWGRWLVFIAIVVNSVGALIAYASGSGILIGNLTGLPPIVGTLGFFVLGTLIMWKGLHTASFVEALITTGMATIIIVLCGWTVLGPGISADNLIVFHPFFIVPIMNLAVFTFLAQYVVPEIARGVNPATPKAVPRAIIIGMVATGVTLAAVPFAALGLLGTGVSEVVTISWGEALAPVAYYMANAFALLAMFTSFIAIGFTAMRNVLDIGHWPQHGWQRSVAVGLTVLPPLAISLAGLGGFVAALSYAGGFAGAIMSIIPVLLLRNSRKSGDQEPVWKATWQAHPIFQILLIVVYSLAFVYSVLAIVGLMPAGWA; this comes from the coding sequence ATGACTACCGAATCAATAGTTGCGCACAATGCTGCAGGTACAGCACCTCAGAATGTGTCCTCTGCTAAGAAGAAGTACCTCAGCGTTGCCCAAGGCGTTGCCCTTATCTACGGAACCAACATCGGCGCCGGTGTGCTCAGCCTCCCATACGCTGCCCGCAACGGTGGTTTCCTCGCCCTGGTTGTTGCCCTGCTCATTGCGGGAACACTGACCACCATCTCCATGCTCTACATCGCCGAAGTATCCCTGCGCACCAAGAAGCCACTGCAGCTTTCCGGCCTGGCAGAAAAATACCTGGGGCAGTGGGGCCGCTGGCTGGTGTTCATTGCCATTGTGGTCAACAGCGTGGGTGCACTGATTGCCTACGCATCAGGATCCGGCATTTTGATAGGCAACCTCACCGGCCTGCCACCAATCGTGGGCACCCTTGGATTCTTTGTTTTAGGCACCTTGATCATGTGGAAAGGCCTGCACACGGCAAGCTTCGTGGAGGCATTGATCACCACTGGCATGGCAACGATCATCATCGTGCTGTGTGGATGGACAGTGCTTGGCCCTGGAATTTCCGCAGACAACCTGATCGTGTTCCACCCATTCTTCATCGTTCCGATCATGAACCTCGCGGTCTTTACCTTCCTTGCCCAATATGTGGTTCCAGAAATCGCACGAGGAGTTAACCCTGCCACCCCGAAGGCAGTGCCACGCGCGATCATCATCGGCATGGTCGCAACTGGTGTCACCCTGGCAGCTGTACCATTCGCGGCACTAGGGCTTCTGGGCACAGGCGTCAGTGAAGTTGTCACCATCTCCTGGGGCGAAGCACTCGCCCCAGTGGCCTATTACATGGCCAATGCCTTCGCACTATTGGCCATGTTCACTTCATTCATCGCCATTGGATTCACCGCGATGCGCAACGTACTAGATATTGGCCACTGGCCACAACACGGATGGCAGCGATCCGTTGCTGTCGGACTAACTGTTCTTCCACCACTGGCAATTTCACTTGCGGGATTAGGCGGATTCGTGGCAGCACTGAGCTACGCCGGAGGATTTGCCGGAGCAATCATGTCCATCATCCCCGTGCTGTTGCTGCGCAACTCCCGCAAGAGTGGTGACCAAGAACCAGTGTGGAAAGCCACCTGGCAAGCGCACCCCATCTTCCAGATCCTGTTGATTGTGGTGTACTCCCTGGCGTTTGTGTACTCGGTTCTCGCGATCGTCGGATTAATGCCTGCGGGTTGGGCATAG
- a CDS encoding heavy metal translocating P-type ATPase, whose translation MLVRDIFMGDNGVMNKKLNTPNPWMLFIRSFDGIITVAALVAIAIHLILWLALDLDGLAKNWPLIAIVIVGGIPLMWDVLKSAIKTRGGADTLAAVSIITSVLLGEWLVAAIIVLMLSGGEALEEAASRRASGTLDALARRAPSTAHRLLGATILDGTEEIAVEEITVGDLVAVLPHELCPVDGEIVAGHGTMDESYLTGEPYVVSKSKGSQAMSGAVNGDTPLTIVATKLAHDSRYAQIVGVLHEAENNRPEMRRMADRLGAWYTVIALALGGLGWIVSGDPVRFLAVVVVATPCPLLIAVPVAIIGAISLAARRGIIVKNPGMLENASGVKTVMFDKTGTLTYGRPVITDIHTAPGVEEDTVLALAASVERYSRHPLADAIREGAKARELHLPDVVEVSERPGQGLTGTVGEHLVRITNRRSTLEIDPDSKNYIPVTSSGMESVVLVDDKYAALIRLRDEPRASASEFIAHLPKKHKVDKLMIISGDRASEVRYLADKVGIDEVHAEASPEDKLNIVNRHNEHGATMFLGDGINDAPAMAVATVGVAMGADSDVTSEAADAVILDSSLERLDDLLHISARMRRIALQSAGGGMALSVIGMILAVFGFLTPLMGAIFQEVIDVLAILNSARVALPRGAISDFDTQEKVS comes from the coding sequence ATGCTGGTCAGGGACATTTTTATGGGTGATAATGGGGTTATGAATAAAAAACTTAATACCCCAAATCCCTGGATGTTATTCATCCGCTCATTTGATGGCATCATCACTGTCGCAGCCCTTGTTGCCATCGCAATACATCTCATTTTATGGCTGGCTCTAGATCTAGATGGCCTTGCTAAAAACTGGCCTTTAATAGCCATCGTTATCGTAGGTGGCATTCCGTTGATGTGGGATGTGCTGAAATCAGCCATTAAAACTCGCGGTGGCGCGGATACTTTAGCAGCAGTCTCCATCATTACTTCTGTGTTGTTAGGGGAGTGGTTGGTTGCCGCGATCATCGTGCTCATGCTCTCTGGTGGTGAAGCGCTAGAAGAGGCAGCATCACGGCGAGCCAGTGGCACCTTGGACGCACTTGCCCGGCGCGCACCAAGTACAGCTCACCGCCTGTTGGGTGCAACCATTCTTGATGGAACCGAAGAGATCGCCGTGGAAGAGATCACGGTTGGTGATTTAGTGGCGGTGCTCCCGCATGAACTTTGTCCCGTGGATGGTGAAATCGTGGCAGGCCACGGCACCATGGATGAGTCTTATCTCACGGGTGAGCCCTATGTGGTGAGTAAATCTAAAGGTTCGCAAGCAATGTCGGGTGCAGTCAATGGTGATACTCCGCTGACGATTGTTGCCACAAAGCTTGCCCATGATTCCAGATACGCCCAAATTGTTGGTGTACTCCATGAAGCAGAAAACAACCGCCCAGAAATGCGCAGGATGGCTGACCGTCTTGGCGCGTGGTATACGGTGATTGCACTTGCCCTCGGTGGTCTTGGCTGGATTGTCTCCGGCGACCCAGTGAGGTTCTTGGCTGTTGTCGTTGTCGCCACCCCATGTCCATTGCTCATTGCAGTGCCAGTGGCGATCATCGGTGCGATTTCTCTTGCGGCTCGTCGGGGCATCATCGTGAAGAACCCTGGAATGCTGGAAAACGCTTCAGGAGTAAAGACAGTGATGTTCGATAAGACTGGAACGCTCACCTATGGCAGGCCAGTGATTACTGATATCCACACTGCTCCCGGAGTTGAGGAAGATACAGTCCTAGCTTTGGCTGCTTCAGTAGAGCGCTACTCCAGACACCCGTTGGCTGACGCGATTCGTGAGGGCGCAAAAGCCAGGGAACTTCATCTGCCTGATGTAGTGGAAGTATCGGAACGTCCAGGACAGGGACTAACCGGCACGGTGGGCGAGCACCTGGTTCGAATAACCAATAGGCGCAGCACACTAGAAATTGATCCAGACAGCAAGAACTACATTCCGGTGACAAGTTCCGGCATGGAATCTGTGGTGCTTGTTGATGATAAATATGCAGCACTCATTCGCCTCCGGGATGAACCTCGTGCATCTGCCAGTGAGTTCATCGCGCACTTGCCCAAGAAGCACAAAGTGGACAAGCTCATGATTATCTCTGGTGATCGCGCATCTGAGGTTCGTTACCTTGCGGACAAGGTTGGCATTGATGAGGTACACGCAGAGGCCTCACCGGAAGACAAGCTGAACATTGTTAATCGGCATAATGAGCACGGCGCCACCATGTTCTTAGGTGATGGAATCAACGATGCGCCAGCCATGGCCGTTGCCACCGTTGGTGTCGCGATGGGAGCAGACTCCGATGTCACGTCCGAAGCAGCAGATGCTGTGATTTTGGATTCTTCCCTGGAACGTCTCGACGATCTGCTCCACATCAGTGCACGGATGCGTCGAATAGCGTTGCAATCTGCGGGCGGTGGCATGGCGTTGAGTGTCATAGGAATGATCCTCGCGGTATTTGGATTCTTGACGCCACTGATGGGTGCGATCTTCCAAGAGGTCATTGACGTGCTGGCTATCCTCAATTCCGCTCGGGTCGCACTGCCACGCGGAGCGATTAGTGATTTTGATACGCAAGAAAAAGTTTCTTAG